One genomic window of Apium graveolens cultivar Ventura unplaced genomic scaffold, ASM990537v1 ctg2675, whole genome shotgun sequence includes the following:
- the LOC141700663 gene encoding uncharacterized protein LOC141700663, translated as MAGTRVSYQDMMTPLFLHPSDNVASIQVDKLQGSSDYRAWRRSMEINLSSKRKLGFVTGTVSIPTDDVAKAEMWETCNNMVIAWLTANVSPTIKKLIMYMSSAKDIWFNLEKRFSLTNGSRKYKLNRDVFELKQNSDSITEYYTAMKSIWEELDSLNLLPTVTSTTADVLKLLEVINLQKEESRLFQFLNGLDEQYNTHRSNLLMQIPLPTVETACDTLEQEEAQRSLLSSNINKPSVDLMAMYSKHNPDRNMTCNVCGAKGLSSTKCWQVIGYPRWHAKHGTPGGTLNNSRRALQQQIPDGTDLNQILHQEWLPMFI; from the coding sequence ATGGCTGGAACTCGTGTGTCTTATCAAGATATGATGACACCTCTCTTCTTACACCCATCTGATAATGTCGCCTCAATACAAGTGGACAAACTTCAAGGATCCTCGGACTACAGAGCCTGGAGGAGGTCGATGGAAATCAATCTTTCTTCGAAACGTAAGTTGGGCTTCGTAACTGGTACTGTTTCTATCCCTACTGATGATGTAGCTAAGGCTGAGATGTGGGAAACCTGTAATAATATGGTGATTGCCTGGCTTACAGCTAATGTTTCCCCTACCATTAAAAAATTGATTATGTACATGTCTTCAGCCAAGGACATATGGTTTAACCTTGAAAAACGATTCTCTCTAACTAATGGTAGTAGAAAGTACAAACTCAATAGAGATGTTTTCGAGTTAAAGCAAAACTCAGACTCTATCACTGAATACTACACTGCTATGAAGTCTATCTGGGAGGAGTTGGACTCCCTTAATCTTTTACCTACTGTTACATCTACTACAGCTGATGTCTTGAAACTACTTGAAGTTATTAATCTGCAGAAAGAGGAATCTCGCCTTTTTCAGTTTTTAAATGGGTTGGATGAGCAATACAATACCCATAGGAGTAATTTATTGATGCAGATTCCTCTTCCTACAGTTGAAACTGCTTGTGACACGTTAGAACAAGAAGAGGCGCAAAGGTCTTTGTTAAGCTCAAACATAAATAAACCCTCTGTTGATTTGATGGCTATGTACAGCAAGCACAACCCTGATCGAAATATGACCTGTAATGTTTGTGGTGCCAAAGGCCTTTCTTCTACAAAGTGTTGGCAAGTCATTGGGTATCCTAGGTGGCATGCCAAGCATGGCACACCCGGTGGGACACTAAACAACTCAAGAAGGGCCCTGCAACAACAAATCCCAGATGGCACAGACCTCAACCAAATACTCCACCAAGAATGGCTGCCCATGTTCATATAG